One Catharus ustulatus isolate bCatUst1 chromosome 16, bCatUst1.pri.v2, whole genome shotgun sequence genomic window, ACCATTAGAATCCTGCTCTCCCTATTAAGAGGCAGCCTGGAAGCAGGGACTTGCTTTTGCCTGGAATCAGTAAAACTTCTTGCTGGTGCTAACAAAGCTGAGTCAGATACTAATGAGGGTTCAAGGGCAGACGCTGCCTCAGACAACACTGAGCCTTgaaaagcacagagctggctgcagagccaATTTtgctgctcttaaaaaaaacaccccaaaccaacccaaaaaaacccaaccgcttctctttttttaagtaTAAATCCCCAGAGACTCCTTTTAAAGCTCCCAAGTACCATTTTCTCTGCCTTTGGACACTCTGACACTTTGGGGaacagtttctgttttctgctgtcaAGCTGTTTGActgcattgatttttttgtattacaGCAGCAACAGGTCATGGGTGAGACTGAGatctttttttccaggtgaCCACACACAACAAATATGCAATCTTACCTTCCCCAAAGAGAGATACAGGAGTTCAGAGGGAGAACTTAGCCTACTCCAGGGTGATGTTTGAAAGCTGCAGTGGGGCTCCTAACCTGATTAATGCATCCTGAGGTGACTGGATTGTGTCCTGGAAATTTGCAGGAAACCAGTTTGTCCCTAAGCTACCCAATCTATATCCATCTGTGTCATTTTATTGGGATGGGTGAAGCAGTTGTGTGTAGCTAGATACTAAGAGAATTTTCCCAGTGAATTCCAGTTTAAACCCTGGTTGTATTGGAAATCACAGCGTTTTCAATAGGAGAATCCACAGTGTCTCAATTCTCTCTCTGCAGCATGGACAAGGACAGCCAGGATGTCCACCAGGTACTGAATGAGCTCAAGAACAAGTTCCAGGAGATGAGGAAGCTGATCAGCTCCATGCCTGGCATCGGggtgagcccagagcagcagcagcagcagctgcagaacctGCGGGAGCAGGTGCGGACCAAAAACGAGCTGCTGCAGAAGTACAAGAGCCTTTGCATGTTTGAAATCCCCAAGGAGTAGGAAAGGCACAGCTCCACTCTCCAGGTCTGAGATACCTCCTGTCCAGGCTGAACAGGGTGGCAGAAGTGgacatttctttctttaggTTTTGTGGTTGCAGAGCTGTGGCGTTGTGCCTGTGCAGACCGTgggtgtgtgacactgagccaGGACACCGTGTGCTTTCCTGGGACAATGGCAGTGGCTCGTTCCCTTGATCAACTGCAGGACTGTGCACTTACATATCCCATCTCCTGTTTTCTCTCAGGGTGGGGTCGTTCTTTTTTACGTTCAAACAAGCAGGAGacattttgctttctcctcACTAAGGGTCAAAGTACCTGCTGGTGAAAAAGGAGgcatttctgcaattttttttttttttttttacttaaaaatggCCAAACATCCAAAGGGAACCTAAGAGGGAAGCATGTACTGTTTGGCCCTGCTCCTGGAAAGTCTCTGGTACACTTTCCCTGTGTGTTGGAAGAGGAATGATTGCTTTCAATTacttctgcatttctctttttaaacaaTTGGTGGTTGTGTCTGAGATGAGTCAAATAAAGATTTATAAATTCCAAACTGCCCCTCTTGTGTGTTCACTGAGTGGATGTGgccagagcaggggcaggatgTTGGCACACATGGGATCCTGGGCCCAGCTCCAATGTCATTCCCTCTTACAACAGAGAAACAGCAAGAATCAAAACAAAGGGCATAAATGATAAAAGCTTTTAGTTATTCCATTCTAAAGTCAGGCTGAACGGGACAGGTAAGTTCCACATCCAGGGGCTTCCCACAACCACAAAGATTTGAGCAGCTGGAACAGGTAATTCTGCTCAGTGAAATGATTGCAACTCACCTGTAGCTCAGAGGTTTACTCTGTCCCCTCAGATACTGTACTAGTACTTTCTTTGGGAAGGTGCCAGTGTGTAAACTCTGAGTAAAGCAGAACACCGAGATAAACAAAGCACAATGTACACATTTTTTATTACTGAAATTGCCTTTCCACCAGCCATTGCCTGTCCCAGCTCAATAAATTCCTGTGTCTCATGCCTGGACGATGTTTTCCATTCTTTTGCCAGTTGCTGTTCCTGTGAAATCAGGCAtaggcagagctggaagaaacaACTTGTTGCCAAAGAAATGTCTGGCACTTAGTTGAGGAACAAGTTAACTCTGTCAACTTGAATCCAAGTTTCAAGCGAAACTGAGATGGTTTGCTTTGCAGTCTCGCTCCACCACTGTTGTTTTGTGGCTtctatatgattttttttttgccattaatATGTACTAAACACAgatttgtgctgctgcatgAGGGGGAAGCGGAGGTTGAAaatgagctggagctgggaaaggatttCTTTGAAGAGCGATCCCATTTCCCTTTCGCTTCTAGCAATGATTGCTGCAACTTGTTATTGAGAAGAGATTAAAAACCATCAGATGTAAAGGTGACCTTTCGAGCAAAGTACTTCCTTTACTCATATTGCAGAGTGAAAACAATATCCCAGCTGGGGTGCCAATGAATCAGTGTGTATTGACATCATTAAAGTGTGCTTAGTTAATCGGCAAAGAGCATGAAACACAATCAGCTCTTTCTAACGAAGTGATGTCAGTTTGCAGGGTGACTGCAGGCTGTGACATGCCACTGCCCGCCGTGTcgcggggctggcagcaccgTCACTCGGCGTAGAGGAGTGAGGAAAGAGTGCTGGCTCAGTGACCCGTTGGAGTGAGTAACTCCCTGCCTGGCCCCTCGTTACCCTGTGTGGCAAAATCCCTGCGGCTTGCAGAGGCGGGAACCTTTGCACTGGGAGTCGGGAAAAATGGGGCAATACAGGGCTTGAGTTTTGCCACCTCGGAGCTCAGGCCTTTTTCTATGGGATAGGGCAAGGAAGCAAAGGCAAACCCACAggtgtcattttttaaaagattttattaatttgtagaaaaaataaaacatcaagTTTCACCCACGGTAGAAAcacttgaagatttttttttttgttcatgtcAATGACAAACAATACCTACATAAAGTgcctattattttattttgtaaaaccCTCCCCGCtaccccccaccctccccaaaTCTTGCAAATCAAACAAGACAAATGTAAACAAGAGTCAGTTTTTTGGTCCATCGGGGCTGTAACTCTGCAATGTCTTTGCAACATCTTAGGAGTGTCTTCTGCATGTGTTTTGCAGACATACATGAACA contains:
- the MED9 gene encoding mediator of RNA polymerase II transcription subunit 9, with translation MASGPAGRAAEEPPPPEPPAEQKPPPLPPAQEEFSFLPLVHDIIKCMDKDSQDVHQVLNELKNKFQEMRKLISSMPGIGVSPEQQQQQLQNLREQVRTKNELLQKYKSLCMFEIPKE